Proteins found in one Acipenser ruthenus chromosome 18, fAciRut3.2 maternal haplotype, whole genome shotgun sequence genomic segment:
- the LOC117419558 gene encoding zinc finger FYVE domain-containing protein 26-like, producing MHPFGREEASSLEKLFVFFTQCLLRGEWALAQACVPQLREWQGGGAGRVQEILQAIVACPYQLRWDTIGSPHRLAWLWLQVLEKWFQEQIPVFVKSELEFMLLLEELQTEASENVLKEFYQTFLHSHSPNITKEKKREPRSAQLSAEAVSCLWDVLSEKPGLAQALMGYLLAHDCDSDSLHKLFIDFLQEVVCGLRSSAGGHAVEQVYSGLSVLHCNPEQPAGELRQLCEALFESSWGEAAPLREERVMSCLLRPHDHALVSLYSSVATERTKEKLLEHKPHEQVSAELSEAEKVILALFSHCDRASAWKTIYFDCLSSGKHFLEQVLVTALSLMKREDVSSLHSLLNQEFRPLSRLLLLLGWTHCQSLESAKTFLRTLHENRELHCDFVLKEFGDGLSTQVKILEWCSENNRNSIPSTDLLRHLHSVDCHSALYILHSLTTLPALDEERVIQLLQGLPATHSNGPAGLAEASTLVRRRNVVLFQGFCAMKYAVYALCVNVHKHSACKDCLGSLAEEQPESREEPGKEQYSSPGYPKLFKKYMDKCHQHLQALPVAFRLELLENIYSLLFTSHSDFSSEKAEESALEEDDEGVEEGEAGRNSEVRSLNSSLEHSNYPETGQQGEGESSQPQRSTHLKDAASQTFSHLHLKHFANGASGFMADEAALEAFLKLLKEHLDGIDRDVLREGERTPDTEKELAECLNCSISTDAFNTRLQRLSKYISETQWRFQVVTSNKTAEGQISATRKLHPVTLRRSSFKKRRRAARSRADGALQLSVDSLNADLSASTSDGSASAFPGQCDLELRPLSVERNLLIPMMLSPPESLLISCILRGNFMEARQVVLMFSLESSPCYGELVFMERYQQVVEELARVEQKIENQSADSSGRKGSSGLSTLQAIGSAAAAGMVFYSISDVADKLLSCLGRPVPSLQEEFWVSSVQRELPGALGGVLEDLSPAGMAAFDLACTQCQLWKTCKQLLETAERRLHSTLEAKGQKVDSAVQPPEGIRGFPAVLQQISKILNHTPGGRGGARPEVNEEKLQSHFSCSVLEVLLTCYPALTEESMATQLSISHRLEHTLHTLSTAIDCTELRGGSLFASLVEQASLKSQEREVHPVRSQMKALLRTMDQHIQTQGSSGQARPDYIRSGFDYINTLAAVLVRSLNPELDPVSEVKLGNSLLVLQQTPTQLLSHLLFERQVSPDRISSLLHKEELNLSIQQVIVSCSCESLPLWDTRKQGQNPSLLDSVGGFVQQYAEQYLPNLETAFPTSTESREDVTAAVSPPVSPGGSTQFILTPSALGFLKSRSSLLATLACLTASKGVKTAKTGLSSWRDFRGKRETPLDLEQITKECDHLLQEFPVLERFLRAMSEPLEGSPEEPAGLVGALCGQPCSGLVLSGVHCSSTLGIAAGAFQQALVTGALSRALGILRQYGQEGHGLSHMQDILLSCAAVEEVDGMKHLFLVKDADLRARLVLHCLEKWPLGACLEILMYCVSDSETAEELKENLLLKKQELQIYQQILDLSSPSSWSDWQEVRRDSREDPESVLDVILRAKEFGLCERWVELHPVSPECRMRLQREHLLHLLETGDSEDAFQLLQSLSDPELCLLISEQALDQRPGLTACHFLANYLTSHFHKSVAPTRQHEIQAMRIGSELLLSLPEPARQDYFQLSSSPLLMLEQLLMNMKVDWAAAALLSLQQLLLGQEAGFTAEDINELLSRYARKALDFPYAPRERTRADSVISLQDLLIQTPGQETFPPLLSTETTPSSTAGSSPLHTPKAPPERAPCRQKLEFTPPERPPEKKNWVPDQQQDVCMVCRKERFTMFNRRHHCRRCGRLVCNTCSTRKMVVQGCREDPVRVCDQCYSFYNQDTQEGHEQADVAGSPGSGCLDFSVILQLPEVPERLRKLSLNEADNEIERSEFYYEQAPSASLCIAILNLHSNSIVCGQQLIEHCQQLSRGLTNPEVDPRLLTDIMKQLLFSAKLMFVKAGRSQDLALCDSYISKVDVLKILVSANYKYVPSLDQILQPAAVSRLRNQLLEAEYYQLAVEVSTKSGLDPGGVWHAWGMACLKAGNLTAAREKFSRCLKPPFDPNQQNHGPQLLQDIIQHLESTVKLSFSLHNDDILASLKQLEDALMEATLPDRPEGKIQQNSCYQECLYYLHMYGTNLAIISFYMRHDCVRDALIHLLNKESPEDVFLNGIFVPSYESGKLHVLENLMETIDSGLESWSRYLIASCKHLQKRGFFNILYDLQQFMKDHVRAAMTCIRFFTHKAESYVDLGGKQKWLIKAKDHLKTYLQEQSSRSSGRRKSASSFRKKMSSSDVSRHINTIELQIEVTRFLHRCESSGTSRSTASPPANLFGNNSMKMDVACKVMLGGKNIEEGFGIAFRIIQDFLLDAAAVYSRAVKRLVKHRQYREIRQLLKCVSESGAATKNDCDNIILSCIEAADKVPSEAKELDSLILEMKSTDNKIKAYLLCSKLRSAYLIAVKLELPRASQLVQEVLGAAEQAGDLIMQDICTQWLSEHQGRSSTAPRQGAATRR from the exons ATGGGACACAATTGGTAGCCCTCATCGCCTTGCTTGGCTGTGGCTTCAGGTATTAGAGAAGTGGTTTCAAGAGCAG ATCCCAGTATTTGTCAAGAGTGAGCTGGAGTTCATGTTACTTCTGGAGGAGCTGCAGACTGAAGCTTCAGAAAATGTGCTCAAG GAGTTCTATCAGACCTTCTTACACAGCCACAGCCCAAACATtactaaagaaaagaaaagggaacCGCGGAGCGCGCAGCTCAGTGCGGAAGCAGTGTCGTGTTTGTGGGACGTGTTGTCAGAGAAGCCCGGACTGGCTCAGGCACTGATGGGGTACCTGCTGGCACACGACTGCGATAGCGACTCTCTGCACAAGCTGTTCATTGACTTCCTGCAGGAGGTGGTGTGTGGGCTGCGGAGCAGCGCTGGGGGCCACGCTGTGGAGCAGGTGTACTCGGGGCTGTCGGTCCTGCACTGTAACCCCGAGCAGCCGGCCGGAGAGCTGAGGCAGCTGTGTGAGGCGCTCTTCGAGTCCAGCTGGGGGGAGGCGGCCCCTCTCAGAGAGGAGAGGGTGATGAGCTGCCTGCTGCGGCCACACGATCACGCTCTGGTCAGCCTGTACAGCAGTGTCGCTACGGAAAGGACGAAGGAAAAGCTGTTGGAACACAAACCACACGAGCAAG TGTCTGCAGAGCTGTCTGAAGCGGAGAAGGTGATTCTGGCTTTATTTTCTCACTGTGATCGAGCCTCAGCCTGGAAAACAATTTACTTTGACTGCCTGAGCAGCGGCAAGCACTTCCTGGAGCAGGTCCTG gttacAGCCCTGAGTTTGATGAAAAGGGAAGATGTTTCCAGTCTACACAGTCTCCTGAATCAGGAGTTTAGGCCTCTTTCCAGGCTGCTGCTATTGCTGGGTTGGACTCACTGCCAGAGTTTGGAATCAGCAAAGACCTTCCTGCGTACTCTGCATGAGAACAGG GAGCTCCACTGTGATTTTGTATTGAAGGAGTTTGGGGATGGCCTCTCCACGCAGGTTAAAATACTTGAATGGTGCTCTGAAAACAACAG GAACAGCATTCCCAGTACAGATCTGCTGAGGCACCTGCACAGTGTGGACTGCCACTCGGCTCTGTATATCCTGCACTCACTCACCACCCTGCCTGCGCTGGACGAGGAGAGAGTCATCCAACTGCTGCAGGGGCTGCCAGCTACACACAGCAACG GTCCTGCAGGGTTAGCAGAGGCCTCTACTCTTGTTCGGCGTAGGAATGTGGTTCTGTTCCAGGGGTTCTGCGCCATGAAATATGCCGTCTATGCACTGTGTGTCAATGTTCACAAACACTCTGCGTGCAAGGACTGCCTGGGCAGCTTGGCAGAGGAGCAGCCAGAGTCCAGAGAGGAGCCTGGCAAAGAGCAGTATTCCAGTCCAG GGTACCCAAAACTTTTTAAGAAATACATGGATAAATGCCATCAGCATTTACAAGCCCTTCCTGTCGCTTTCCGTCTGGAGCTGCTGGAGAACATTTATTCCTTGCTTTTCACATCCCACTCCGACTTCAGCTCGGAGAAAGCAGAGGAGTCTGCCCTGGAAGAGGATGACGAGGGTGTGGAGGAGGGGGAGGCGGGGAGGAACTCTGAGGTGCGGAGCCTCAACAGCAGCCTGGAGCACAGCAATTACCCAGAGACAGGGCAGCAGGGCGAGGGAGAGAGCAGCCAACCACAGAGAAGCACCCACTTGAAAGACGCTGCCTCCCAGACCTTCAGCCACTTGCACTTGAAGCACTTTGCTAACGGGGCGAGCGGGTTCATGGCGGACGAGGCGGCGCTGGAAGCGTTCCTGAAGCTGCTGAAAGAGCACCTGGACGGGATCGACAGGGACGTGCTGAGGGAGGGTGAGCGCACGCCGGACACAGAGAAGGAACTAGCTGAGTGCCTGAACTGTTCCATCAGCACTGACGCCTTCAACACGCGCTTACAGCGGCTTTCAAAGTACATCTCCGAAACCCAGTGGAGGTTCCAGGTAGTTACCAGCAACAAGACTGCAG AAGGGCAGATTTCTGCCACAAGGAAACTGCACCCTGTTACTCTGAGACGCTCTAGCTTCAAGAAGAGAAGACGGGCAGCAAGAAGCAGAGCAG ATGGAGCACTGCAGCTATCTGTGGACAGCCTGAATGCAGATCTCAGTGCCAGTACatcag ACGGGAGTGCCAGTGCGTTCCCTGGGCAGTGTGATCTGGAGCTCAGGCCCCTCTCTGTGGAGAGGAACCTGCTCATCCCCATGATGCTGTCTCCCCCTGAATCTCTGCTCATATCCTGCATCTTGAGAGGAAACTTCATGGAAGCACGTCAG GTGGTGCTGATGTTCAGTCTGGAGTCCTCCCCTTGCTATGGGGAGCTGGTGTTCATGGAGCGCTACCAGCAGGTTGTGGAGGAGCTGGCCCGCGTGGAGCAGAAGATTGAGAACCAGAGCGCGGACAGCAGCGGGAGGAAGGGCAGCAGCGGCCTGTCCACCCTGCAGGCCATCGGGAGCGCTGCAGCAGCAG GCatggtgttctactccatctcgGATGTGGCTGACAAGCTGCTGAGCTGCCTGGGCCGGCCTGTGCCCTCCCTGCAGGAGGAGTTCTGGGTGAGCAGTGTGCAGAGGGAGCTGCCGGGGGCCCTGGGGGGGGTGCTGGAGGACCTGAGCCCCGCGGGCATGGCCGCCTTCGACCTGGCCTGCACCCAGTGCCAGCTCTGGAAGACCTGCAAGCAGCTGCTGGAGACGGCAGAGAGGAGGCTGCACAGCACCCTGGAGGCCAAAG GGCAGAAAGTGGATTCCGCAGTGCAACCTCCCGAGGGGATCCGAGGGTTTCCAGCAGTCCTGCAGCAGATCAGCAAGATCCTGAACCACACCCCCGGGGGGCGGGGTGGGGCCAGGCCTG AGGTGAATGAGGAGAAGCTGCAGAGCCATTTCAGCTGCAGTGTGCTGGAGGTCCTGCTGACCTGTTACCCTGCCCTGACTGAGGAGAGCATGGCAACACAGCTGAGCATCTCGCACAGGCTGGAGCACACCCTGCACACACTCTCCACAGCCATCGACTGCACAG AGCTGAGAGGAGGCAGTCTGTTTGCCTCCCTGGTGGAGCAGGCGTCTCTGAAGTCCCAGGAGCGGGAGGTGCACCCCGTGCGCAGTCAGATGAAGGCGCTGCTCAGGACGATGGATCAGCACATCCAGACACAGGGCAGCAGCGGCCAGGCCAGGCCAGACTACATCCGCAGCGGCTTCGACTACATCAACACGCTGGCTGCCGTGCTCGTGAGGAGCCTGAACCCTGAGTTAG ACCCGGTCTCTGAAGTGAAGCTGGGGAATTCCCTCCTGGTGCTGCAGCAGACCCCGACACAGCTGCTCTCACACCTGCTCTTCGAGAGGCAGGTCTCTCCAGACAG GATATCTTCCCTGTTGCACAAAGAAGAACTGAACCTCAGCATCCAGCAGGTGATAGTGAGCTGCTCCTGCGAGAGCCTGCCTTTGTGGGACACGAGGAAACAGGGGCAGAACCCATCTCTGCTGGACAGCGTTGGCGGGTTCGTGCAGCAGTACGCCGAGCAGTACCTGCCGAATCTGGAAACAGCATTCCCCACATCCACCGAGAGCAGAGAAGACGTCACTGCTGCCGTATCTCCTCCGGTATCGCCGGGAGGCTCCACCCAGTTCATCCTCACTCCCTCCGCTCTGGGCTTCCTGAAGTCTCGCTCCAGCCTGCTAGCCACCTTGGCCTGCCTGACCGCGTCCAAGGGAGTGAAGACAGCCAAGACAGGCCTGTCCTCCTGGAGGGACTTCAGGGGCAAGAGGGAGACCCCCCTAGACCTGGAGCAGATCACCAAGGAGTGCGATCATCTTCTGCAGGAGTTCCCCGTGCTGGAGCGTTTCCTCCGCGCCATGTCGGAGCCTCTGGAAGGGAGTCCTGAGGAGCCGGCCGGGCTGGTGGGGGCTCTGTGCGGTCAGCCCTGCTCCGGCCTTGTTCTCTCTGGGGTGCACTGCAGCTCCACACTGGGGATCGCCGCTGGGGCCTTCCAGCAAGCGCTGGTTACCGGAGCACTAAGCAGAGCCCTGGGCATCCTGCGGCAGTACGGGCAGGAGGGCCATGGCCTGTCTCACATGCAGGACATCCTGCTGAGCTGCGCTGCTGTggaag AGGTGGACGGCATGAAGCACCTGTTCCTGGTGAAGGACGCTGATCTCCGGGCCAGGCTGGTGCTGCACTGCTTGGAGAAGTGGCCCCTGGGAGCCTGCTTGGAGATCCTCATGTACTGCGTAAGTGACTCAGAGACGGCGGAGGAGCTGAAGGAGAACCTGCTCTTGAAGAAACAGGAGCTTCAGATTTACCAACAG atcttgGATTTGAGTTCTCCCTCCAGCTGGAGCGACTGGCAGGAAGTGCGGAGAGATTCCCGAGAGGACCCTGAATCTGTGCTGGACGTGATCCTTCGTGCCAAA GAGTTTGGTCTGTGTGAGAGGTGGGTGGAGCTGCACCCCGTCTCTCCAGAGTGTCGGATGAGGCTGCAGAGAGAGCACCTGCTTCACCTGCTGGAGACCGGGGATTCGGAGGACGCCTTCCAG TTGCTCCAGAGCCTGTCGGACCCGGAGCTGTGCCTGCTGATCAGTGAGCAGGCCCTGGACCAGCGCCCGGGGCTGACTGCCTGCCATTTCCTGGCTAATTACCTCACCTCGCACTTCCACAAGAGCGTGGCCCCAACGCGCCAGCACGAGATACAGGCCATGCGCATCGGCTCAGAG ttGTTGCTGTCGCTCCCGGAGCCCGCTCGTCAGGATTACTTCCAGCTGTCGTCCAGCCCGCTGCTGATGCTGGAGCAGCTCCTGATGAACATGAAGGTGGACTGGGCGGCCGCGGCCTTGCTCTCCCTGCAGCAGCTCCTCCTGGGGCAGGAGGCCGGCTTCACAGCCGAGGACATCAACGAGCTGCTCTCCAGATACGCCAGGAAGGCTCTGGACTTCCCCTACGCACCCCGGGAGAGAACCAGAGCAG ATTCTGTGATAAGTCTGCAGGACCTCCTGATCCAGACTCCAGGCCAGGAGACCTTCCCTCCGTTGCTCTCCACAGAGACAACCCCCTCTTCCACTGCTG GCAGCAGTCCGCTGCACACACCCAAAGCCCCCCCTGAGAGAGCCCCGTGCAGGCAGAAATTGGAGTTCACGCCCCCTGAGAGACCACCGGAGAAGAAGAACTGGGTCCCAGACCAGCAGCAGGACGTGTGCATGGTGTGCAGGAAGGAGCGCTTCACCATG TTTAACAGACGGCACCATTGCAGGCGCTGTGGCCGGCTGGTCTGCAACACCTGCTCCACTAGGAAGATGGTGGTGCAGGGATGCAGAGAGGATCCAGTGCGAGTGTGTGACCAGTGTTACAGCTTTTACAACCAAGA CACACAAGAAGGGCACGAGCAAGCAGATG TGGCTGGCAGCCCTGGCAGTGGCTGTTTGGATTTTTCTGTCATATTGCAGTTACCAGAGGTGCCGGAGAGGCTGCGCAAACTCTCGCTGAACGAAGCGGACAATGAGATTGAGCGCAGCGAATTCTACTACGAGCAG GCTCCCAGCGCCTCGCTGTGCATCGCCATCCTGAACCTGCACAGTAACAGCATCGTCTGCGGGCAGCAGCTGATCGAGCACTGCCAACAACTGTCCCGCGGACTCACCAACCCCGAGGTGGACCCCCGGCTGCTCACCGACATCATGAAGCAGCTGCTCTTCAGTGCCAAGCTGATGTTCGTCAAGGCGGGGCGCAGCCAGGACCTGGCCCTGTGCGACAG TTACATCAGCAAGGTCGACGTGCTGAAGATTTTAGTCTCTGCCAACTACAAGTACGTGCCATCGTTGGATCAGATCCTGCAGCCTGCAGCCGTGTCCAGACTGAGGAACCAGCTGCTGGAGGCAGAGTATTACCAGCTGGCTGTGGAG GTCTCCACTAAGAGTGGTCTGGACCCTGGTGGGGTGTGGCATGCCTGGGGGATGGCCTGCCTGAAAGCAGGGAACCTGACTGCAGCACGGGAGAAGTTCAGCAGGTGTCTGAAACCTCCATTCGACCCGAACCAGCAGAATCACGGGCCCCAGCTCCTGCAGGATATTATCCAGCACCTGGAGTCCACTGTCAAACTCAGCTTCTCCCTG CATAACGATGATATCCTGGCCTCCCTGAAGCAGCTGGAGGATGCTCTGATGGAAGCTACCCTTCCTGACAGACCAGAAGGGAAGATCCAGCAGAACAGCTGCTACCAGGAGTGCCTCTACTACCTGCACATGTACGGGACCAACCTGGCCATCATCAGCTTCTACATGAGGCACGACTGCGTGAGGGACGCGCTGATACACCTGCTCAACAAG GAAAGCCCGGAGGACGTGTTCCTGAACGGGATCTTCGTGCCGAGCTATGAAAGTGGGAAGCTGCACGTTCTGGAGAACCTGATGGAGACCATCGACTcggggctggagagctggagcaGATACCTGATCGCATCCTGCAAACACCTGCAGAAACGAGGCTTCTTCAACATCCTCTACGACCTGCAGCAGTTCATGAAG GACCACGTGCGGGCGGCCATGACGTGCATCCGGTTCTTCACTCACAAGGCCGAGTCGTACGTGGACCTGGGGGGGAAGCAGAAGTGGCTGATCAAGGCGAAGGACCACCTGAAGACCTACCTGCAGGAGCAATCGAGCCGCAGCTCCGGGAGGAGGAAGTCAGCCAGCTCCTTCAGGAAGAAGATGTCCTCCAGCGATGTGTCCAG GCACATCAACACCATCGAGCTGCAGATCGAAGTGACCAGGTTCCTGCATCGCTGTGAGAGCTCCGGCACCTCGCGCAGCACAGCCTCCCCGCCCGCCAACCTGTTTGGAAACAACAGCATGAAGATGGACGTGGCCTGCAAG GTCATGCTTGGCGGTAAGAACATTGAGGAGGGATTTGGAATTGCCTTCAGGATTATACAG GACTTCCTGCTGGACGCTGCGGCGGTGTACAGCAGGGCAGTGAAGCGGCTGGTGAAGCACAGGCAGTACCGGGAGATCAGGCAGCTGCTTAAGTGTGTCAGCGAGTCGGGAGCTGCCACCAAGAACGACTGCGATAACATCATCCTGAGCTGCATCGAGGCAGCTGACAAGGTGCCCTCCGAG GCTAAGGAACTTGACAGTTTGATTTTGGAAATGAAAAGCACAGATAACAAG ATCAAGGCCTACCTGCTGTGCAGTAAGCTGCGCTCGGCCTACCTGATCGCGGTGAAGCTGGAGCTGCCGCGGGCCTCCCAGCTGGTGCAGGAGGTGCTGGGGGCCGCAGAGCAGGCCGGGGACCTCATCATGCAGGACATCTGCACACAGTGGCTGTCCGAGCACCAGGGCAGGAGCAGCACAGCTCCCCGGCAGGGCGCAGCCACACGCAGATAG